One window from the genome of Oryctolagus cuniculus chromosome 1, mOryCun1.1, whole genome shotgun sequence encodes:
- the ALG8 gene encoding dolichyl pyrophosphate Glc1Man9GlcNAc2 alpha-1,3-glucosyltransferase isoform X6, with protein MHSLCMLSMSAVNALKEGNQKRHVEGAFLFAVLLHFKHIYLYVAPAYGVYLLRSYCFTAVKPDGSVRWNSFSFVRVTSLGLVVFLVTALSLGPFLALNQLPQIFSRLFPFKRGLCHAYWAPNFWALYNVLDKVLSVIGLQLKLLDPSKIPKASMTSGLVQEFQHVVLPSVTPLATFVCTLMAVLPSVFCLWFKPQGPRGFLRCLILCALSSFLFGWHVHEKAILLAILPLSLLSVEKADDASIFLILTTTGHFSLFPLLFTAPELPIKILLMLLFTIYSISSLKTLFRKEKPLFNWMETFYLLGLGPLEICCEFLFPFTSWKLKYPFIPLLLTSVYCAVGITYSWLKLYVSVLTGPPVGKTKKK; from the exons AAAAGGCATGTGGAAGGAGCATTTCTCTTTGCTGTTCTCCTACATTTCAAACACATCTACCTCTATGTAGCACCAGCGTACGGGGTGTATCTGCTACGATCCTACTGTTTCACTGCAGTTAAACCAG ATGGATCTGTCCGATGGAACAGTTTCAGCTTTGTCCGTGTTACTTCCTTGGGACTGGTTGTTTTCCTAGTGACTGCTCTTTCATTGGGTCCTTTCCTAGCCTTG AACCAACTGCCTCAAATCTTCTCCCGGCTCTTTCCTTTCAAGAGGGGCCTCTGCCATGCATATTGGGCTCCAAACTTCTGGGCTTTGTACAATGTCTTGGACAAGGTGCTGTCTGTCATCG GTTTGCAATTGAAACTTCTTGATCCCAGCAAGATTCCTAAGGCCTCAATGACAAGTGGCTTGGTTCAGGAGTTCCAGCATGTAGTCCTGCCCTCAGTGACTCCCTTGGCGACCTTCGTCTGCACTCTGATGGCTGTGTTG CcctctgttttctgtctttggTTTAAACCCCAAGGGCCCAGAGGTTTTCTTCGATGTCTCATTCTTTGTGCCTTGAGCTCCTTTCTGTTTGGGTGGCATGTCCATGAAAAAGCAATACTCCTCGCCATTCTCCCACTGAG ccttTTGTCTGTAGAAAAAGCAGACGATGCTTCAATTTTTCTGATTCTGACCACAACAGGACAtttttccctcttccctctgcttttcacAGCACCAG AACTTCCCATTAAAATCTTACTCATGTTACTGTTTACCATCTATAGTATTTCCTCACTGAAGACTCTATTCAG aaaagaaaaacctcTTTTTAATTGGATGGAGACTTTCTACCTCCTAGGCCTGGGGCCTCTGGAAATCTGCTGTGAATTTTTATTCCCTTTTACCTCTTGGAAGCTGAAGTACCCTTTCATCCCCTTGTTACTGACCTCTGTGTATTGTGCCGTGGGCATCACATATTCTTGGTTGAAACTGTATGTTTCGGTATTGACTGGCCCTCCTGTtggcaaaacaaagaaaaaatga